A region of the Megalops cyprinoides isolate fMegCyp1 chromosome 21, fMegCyp1.pri, whole genome shotgun sequence genome:
TGCAATGTGAGATATAGttgcattgaaatgtgtgtatcagaggactgcattcaccTCTTCCTGTCTAAGTGtggaggttgtcatggtgagataAGCCTAAAATATCATGATGGGGAATCACAAAAACAGCTTGGTGTAAAAGGGGGTGTAAAAATCCTACATTGTGAAACTCTTAAAATCCTTGAGTTCAGGTAAATGCCAGTGTTACATACATAGCTGGGGTTCCAGGCGATGTAGGTGAGCTCTTCGCTGACTTTGGTGACGAAGTAGAAGATGAAGATGACCAACATTATGAGTGGGCTGATGACCCTCCATGTGGACTGCCAGAAGATGTTGGGTTTGTGTCCGATCATGAACTCGATATCCTCGTTAAACCTGTCAGaaaacagcaggtgtgtgtgacaTTAGCACTGTGCTTCCTGTTCAAGCAACTGGTAACAACATTAGTATGTATTTACTGTCCAGACTAACCTGTCTATCCCATATAGGTAGACAACAGCTATCATCTCACAGAATGcaatgaccagcagggggaTGGAACCAGCAAAGTTGTCAAACAGAGCCAGCCAGTAGTTACCCGACTGCTGCACAAATATCAGAGCAATGACGAAGGACACCAAGCATGTGACACCTGCAAAACATGCATTCCTGCTGTTAAAAGGTGCTTCAGTCAGATGTCTTTCATGGAAAAACGGCCTGCGATGACAACCAGAAGGTGAGCAGAATACACTGGCCATTCTGCTGCACACATACCTGTGAATGCTTCTTTGGGCCATTTTTTTGGGAAGATCTTGAGATCCTGCAGGGGTACCACCACCCCCTCAATGTTACCGAACATGGTGGAGAGCCCCAGACAAAACAGCATGATGAAGAAGAGGATGGAccagagaggggagatgggCATTTTGGTGATGGCCTCTGTGAACACGATGAAGGCCAGGCCAGTTCCCTCAACCCCCTACAGGACACAAGGACACAATTCAGCTTCAACAGCCAGAGTGAGATATTTCCCTTCCTACATAAAGCTACTGAAAACATGTGGCTTTGAATTACTGTCATATTCATAGCAAATGTAAGACTGAGAGGATTCCCAAATCCCATTTTTCTATACATCAGTATGGTTGGGTCCAGAATGACTACCATCTGTGTTCAGTAGCATTAGCTGACTTCACAACAGAAGAAATGAGAACAGACCTCACTGAGAAAAGTTTTAAGATCGCAGGTCCTCAGGTTCAGCCCCTGAATGATCTCAGAGGATGTGCTGTTGAGGCTTTGGAGAACTTCCTCATAATTTCCCTCTGTGATGTTGCCCTCAGGGAGATCAAACGCATTCAGCAGTGCCAGGATGTTTCTagaaaaagcagaacagaaatATAACTCCTGAGACATTTGAAGTAAACAATACAAAACCATCACCACTTTGTTCCTGTCACCATTTCAGATAACCTGAGACTCTGACACGTACCCATGAAGACAGAGATCGTGCTTGTCCGTGGCGCGGAAGCCGATGATGGAGTAGATGACAGTAGCAGAGAAGACGGACGTGAAGCCGTtgattaatgaaataatgacagCATCCTGCTCACAGTTGTTACTAGAAGAGCAACAACCAGGCATTAGGTTAGGTGTATGAAAAAACATGAGATTTGATTCTTTTAATCATTCCTGATAATTGTCAAAGAAGCAAACATTGATTACATTGAGTACATTGATACaatattacaaattaatttttatttaacctcTGGGTCCTTgaccatatatatttttgcccTAGTCACTTACTGCACTGAGTTGTAGCTGGAGAAGGAGATGAGACCCCCAAAAGCCAGTGAGAAGGAATAAAACACCTGGGCACCTGCATCCAGCCAGGTGGTGGGATTGGCAAGCTCTTTTACCTATAGGAGCAGGCAGAGGTAAATAACAGGGCTCCAATGGCACAGGTCCTGGACACTGACCAACATCTTTCATTCTGCCATCTGTCATGTTCTGCCTGGTGCCTCACACAGACAAGCTGCAGAGATtgcaggagaggagggcagTCAGAATGTCTGggaaaggagggaaaggagTCTGGATGCTGTGTTGACAGTTAGAAGGAAAGGGAATATTCTCTTGTCATTACAGAATTATTTagttaaaataagtaaaatgtaGCAACAGGGCAAAGCAAAATCAGCCATCTGAGTCCTATGAGGAGAAGATGTCAACACACTCAAAGAACAGaacacagtgtgtgagtgtgtgtgtgcacgtgtgtgtgtgtgagtgtgtgagtgtgtgtgtgtgtgtgtgtgtgtgtgtgtgcacgtgtgtgtgtgcgcgtgtgtgtgtgtgtggcgcaGGCCCAGACGGCCAGAGGCCCAGATAGACAGAGGACGCCACCTggataaaacaataaaacagggTAATCTGACTCAGAAATGTACAATCAAGTTTCTTGCAAATTGTAGTCCTCTGCACATTGCTATATTCAGGTTAAGTAGCTATCTAATGGTACCTTTTGTTGGTGTAAGCAGGAGAAACTGTATTCTGTGAAATCAAATATGTTTGGAACTGCTGTTTTTAAGAGGTTTCATCTTCAGAAAAATATGTTCTAAAATTTGTTCTCTAAATATGTGTAGTAATTCAGTTGAGTGAGAGCCCAATTCATGCACCATTAATTCAGAAATCACTTGCATTTTAAAGGTATGCAACAGGTATTTTCATGCACCATTAATTCAGAAATCACTTGCATTTTAAAGGTATGCAACAGGTATTTTCATGCACCATTAATTCAGAAATCACTTGCATTTTAAAGGTATGCAACAGGTATTTTCTGTGCAATGCAGATCCTGTGCAGGTTCTATGTGCTTGCCATATTGCCCtcctttcttatttttcttttaaagatgCAGAGATGTGATTTTCAGCTAAGAGTGTACCTGTTGAATACCTGTTCAACCACTTGTGGTTCTCGATCTAAGTAGGAATAACATGctgaatgacatcacaaaggtaTTGCAGAAGAGGATGGAAAAATGGCTACACACATGGATGAAATATTGCTAAAAACTGTACTACTGAAGAGGATTTCAATTTATTAACATGTggaaacattgtaaaaaacagTTAAGCAACAGTTTACTCACGTCTGGGGTGAAGAGAAACTTAATGCCATTCACAGAGCCTTTGAGAGTCAGGCCTCTGATCAGGAAGATGGTGAGCACCAAATACGGCAGCGTGGAAGTGACATACACAGCCTGGGGGAGGGAGGCCATCTGTCAGATAATGACACTCGCgtcatgtgactgtgtgcactCTCCTGCATGGCCACTGGAGGGCGTACCTTGCCGGTGGTCTCTATTCCACGGATACAGCAGACATAAAGCACGGTCCAggcacacaccaaacacaggaCCATCCACCACTGCAGGCCTCCAGAATCCCCAATGGCTGCCGAGGTGTTCAGGGTCTCCCGGTACCAGAAGTAATCTACTGGGGAGCTCCTCTGGCATTCTGACACCAGACCTGGAGGGGGGGACACACACTCTTACCCCAGACTTCAGTGTTACACGAACTCCACTGTTACCCTAAACCCCACTTTTACCCCAAACTTCACAATTACCCAAAACCCCAGTGTTATCCTAAAGCTCACTGTTACCCTAAACCCCACTCATTTGCAAGcctttatttctttctcctctgcttCTTTTCTCTTCTACCTTTTCCCAGGAGTTTCAGTCATCCACCCCCAGTCATCTACATTATTGTGTGATCTGCTAAAATTTCCCAGTTTTTCCCTAAATGGCTCATGATTGTCTCGGAAAGGATGATGCTACACAAGCTGCTGACCATAATGAACAAACCTGATCAGCCCTCCATGGCACACTGGCTCGCCAAAGGAGCACTTTCAGCAACACACTTATCCCTCCAAACTGCTCCACAGAGCCTCACAGGCGAACCTTTCTACCAGCAGCAATAAAACTGTTtaactcctcccccttctgtGGTGGAGAGATCACCATAAAATCCTTCACAGTGCAATAACATAAATGCAATTGACTGTGGAAGCTCTCACGTGCAGTATATATAAGTGCAATAAATGCCATGATCTCAATTACTTAAAActtgttattttaatggtgcagttacattatttattgcttcattcttttctgttctgtctcCCCACACTCTTGACTGTTGCcaaggcaatttcctttttcGATGAATAAAGTACAATCTTATCTTTTATCTTATTGTTGGGGTATTTTGGAAAACATGCTCTGTCCAACTCTTCTTTGGCAGTGTACCTGTAAAAATGCTCTGTAATAAATATAGTTTCACTGATTGACTGACTTGCATacctgttctgttttcattgatGGGACATTCACTCCAAGGCAGTGGGTCTTGGAAGGAGTTGAAGAAATACCACATCACCCACGCCATGATGGTGTTGTAGTACAGACCAACCAAGAAGGAGACCAACATGGATGCAATACCTGTTGAGCACAAAATTCTTCAAGTTAGTGAGacaatttctcatttttcaatGAGTTAAACAGGCCTGTTGCATGCTGTTATGGACAGTCCTGCACATTCCTGTGTTATAAGTAAGAATGCTGAATGTCCTGGATCTGTGTCAGCATAGAATAAGGGGTGTATGGCTGTGCTACACTCACCCACACCGGTCAGATAGGGGTGTATGGCTGTGCTACACTCACCCACACCGGTCAGATAGGGGTGTATGGCTGTGCTACACTCACCCACACTGGTCAGATAGGGGTGTATGGCTGTGCTACACTCACCCACACCAGTCAGATAGGGGTGTATGGCTGTGCTACACTCACCCACACCGGTCAGATAGGGGTGTATGGCTGTCCACACCCCCACACTTCCTTTGCGCAGGCGCTGGCCAATAGCAAACTCCAGATGCAGCAGTGGAATTCCCTCCAGAACCAGCAGGATCAGGAAAGGGATCATGAAAGCACCTAAATTACAGGTACGAACCTCTTAATGACAAGAACTCAACCAGCATTGCATCAGCTTCAGGTTCATTTAGTCTTCAGAAACTGTCATTCTGTCAAGCCATCAATCAGTAAATCAATCAAATGCTATTTGTTATGacccttttttattattgagaTTGTTATGAGGTGCACAACTTGGCCTTccaaatggagagaaaaatggGAGAAGCACTGGACATTTcaaactaagaaaaaaaaaattgaaaattaaggGCAAAGCCCTTGCAGCAGAGCCAGTGTGGTGGAGCGAAGCCGCCATGCATCACTGTGTAAAATTAAGCCTCGAAGGAGCCattcatttatgtcatttttaaatactttttaatctttttccattttcacaatATCATTTTGGAATCATCCTCATCCTTTGATCACACCACGACAATCTATATTTGGCTCTGAAAGTCCCACAGTACAGCAAAGTGAAGTGGGAATCAGCTGCAGGGCAGGTGCTGCTCTCCTGATGCCGTCCCTGCTACTGCTGAGAGAGGCGAGAGAAGGACGCCCTGGCCGAGGGCGTGGCTGAGATCAGACCTGGGCTGTAACTGTACTCGAGACAAATGCCTTGCTGACTCAGCCACTCTGTCCATGTATTTATGATCATTTTTTCACAGAAGCACTGTCTATTGTCACTATAACGCGATTACTAACTATCACCCAGCTATATTCTCTGGATCAATTCCACGGCCATCTGCTTGACTTCAGACTGCCTCTCTGCTTATTCCACTGTTGTCACTGAAGCAGCAACACTCAGAACCTGAGACTCAAAGCTGCTGCAGTCAGGACAGGGGTAACTGAATCGGGTGGTTAAATGCTTGGCTGTGAGTTTAACAGCGTCCGATAAAATGGGAATCTATGGCAAGAGGAGCTCTGTATTAATATATGTAgcttattttattaatgttcaACAGCAATTACTTTACATGgtgatattaatttatttcatgtttcaaataATGGCTATGATTTctatattaatgtaattttccaatagaagaaaatacagaatttaaCACTAGATGCACATAAACACTATGGAAGAAGTGTACTTCCAGACACCTGGTTCCAGAGTCCCagtattatttctgttttttttccatttgacatTACTGAAGCATACTGGTACTGGTATTGCATGGATGCAGGTGACCAAGTATTCAAAGCTGTGACTAAGTCCTACTACGCAGTATCTCCTGTGGTCCCTCACTGATGGTGCTGCCACTCACAGCCCTCCACAGGCCAGCAGACGCCGTTTCTCAGGTCACCAGAGTCTGGATTTATGGAGTGAACTGACTGCTTGTGTGCAAGCTTCCATTGTGGAGCCGAACATCACTGCCGGAGGTCAGTGTTATCTCTGCCAGTCAGGTGTAATACCTCTGCAGCTGacctgctctctcctctgtgcctgACCACTCTCAGTTTCTACCATCAGCAGCATGCACACAGCAACCTTAAAGattctcactgctgctgttatgAGTGACAGGTCTGTGAAtcccctctctgcttctgtgcacAGCAACATAACCCAAAGACTCCCGAACACGAGGCCACCTTTGTGACAAAGCATTTAGCCACAGCCGTACCCCACCTAATACAGCAACATtattcaaaaatgcaaacagtgcTGCtaattttttcttaatttgaaATCGATTTTTTTTCGATTCTAAAATTTGAGTGTCAGAGTGCTACAGCCCTTCTAGGCCCAGTAGAAAGTGCTCTTCATGCATGCTTCTGGCACAGGTAAGGGAAGCACCTACCTCCCCCGTGGCTCTGGCACAGGTAAGGGAAGCACCTACCTCCCCCGTGGCTCTGGCACAGGTAAGGGAAGCACCTACCTCCCCCGTGGCTCTGGCACAGGTAAGGGAAGCGCCAGACGTTGCCGAGGCCGACGCAGAAGCCCACACATGTCAGCATGTACTGGGCCTTGTTGTCCCATTTTGGTCTGTCTCCAGCTTCCTCCAGCTCcatcttctccagctcctggtgAGACGGAATCCGATCCTCCAGGCCGGCGTTCGGCAGCTGCAGCTTCATGTCGTCTGGCTTCTTCTGTGGCAGGTGTGGAGAGGGCAggtgtgtatggctgtgtgtctgtctgtgcgtgtcagtgtcagtgtgctgggGAGGTTAATGTATTTATAGTGACCTTTAGCACCCGACCCTCCCCACAGCCCCTCACATCCCTTCGATATCTGCGCATTCATCTGAAGAGAGAGTTAGGCATTGCTCCCTGTCAGCAGAATTGAGTAACAGCGGGTGTAAAGCAGTTGAAAATTAATACTTTATCTGATGGTGAAGGAATGgacaaaagcacacagtgcactttacaatgggggggggggcgcgatTAAGGAGGCATGATTAGCATCTTTAGGGCCCTGAAAAGACAAATTGCAATAATAAAGTTTTGCTTTTTACTTCCGCCAGGATTTAACATGCATTTGCAGTACTGTGCATTATGATTTTAAGCACAGAAAAACTTGCCAAAATCATATAGATTTGTAACAGCATGAATATAGATGAAAATTTGATCTTcttcaaatattttctttgcagGTGAGATTTAAGAGGTGATCCCTTCTAAAAGGCCATGTACCTTTTTGGTCAATCATTACAGACCATTACTACCCGATCAGCAGTACCAGGTGTCTGAGCTGTGCAATGTGCTGCCAGGAAGACAGTTAATGGCCCTGGCTGATTTATGAATGCCTGCTATGGACAAACAGAGCAATCCAAAGTGCCTTTTATAGTATTACTTCAGTGCACTGGATTTACAACCTTTACAACAATTTAAAATTCTGTGTGCCTTTCTGTTACATTACCTCTTGGCtcaattattttctttgctAATTACAGAATTTGAGATTGTCAGCACAGGGTCAGTGTCAACATCGAAGTTAAGCAGATATTTACTCAAAAATTTATCATTGTATCACATTACTGTACAGTACTATTTAGTGTCGTTATTAAGTTTCACAAAAGGTCCTGGTGAATCATCTGAAAATGGACTATGTATACAGTAATATAGAATCTATCTGAATACTTTGGAGAATCTTTCTTAAACGTCATATATCCATGCAAACAGGTCATCATGTGAGTGATATGGATATGATATGAATCAGATGACTAATTTTACAGGCTGTATGTTCATTTaagacaaaacaacaactgcacattttaataaactATTTAATATTAACAATGGGAGAAAGGTCAGATTGATTTTACACTTTTTACGCTTATTAAGAATAAGTGAACATCatattgtacattatatttattacaatatacaatatacattataaacatattgtatattgtatagggcttttttacatgtagtattgtgattggattctgtgatctagtgactgatgcacaagttaacttgtggtagggcttgaatggtgttatgctcacactcactggtctgacacGGTTCCTCATTCatcttgaatggatatactcatgttctattgtgctggaagtcactctggataagagcatctgctaaatgcctgtaatgtaatttaatgtaatgtaatattcaacAATGTGaacttttttaaagatttaGCCATAGCTGTGTAAGCACCATTAGCAAATACTTATGTTGACTGCTTAAGTGCTTGAGATGAGCAGAAActtgcagcagctgcagtgattcTGGTGAGTTTGCATTTCCGTGGTTTAATGTTGCTCTTCCACAGGATGTTTCATCCTCTCACACATTTGCAGTTGTGACTCTGCACACTTGTTTCAAGCTGGCACTATGTGCAGCtgttgtgggtgtttttttttgcacatgcagGTTTGATTATTTTGTTCTGCTGCAGGCTGTATGTATAATCCAGTCCAGTTCAAGCTCAATTGTTATGAGCCATGCTCTTCACATACAGAAAAATGTAGAACAGAATGGTTGGGTTTTGGCAGATGATTGGATGGGTCATTTGGTAGACGAGGTCTCTTTGTGGGTCTCTGTATGACTGGAACTGTATTATAAGACAACAAGGCAGCAATGGTGTGAGACAACCtactgtttttaaattgtttttgttcttcttccCCGATAGAAAACTTGCGATAATTGCTGAATTTGAGTAAGACGTATTGATGGCAATGGGCCATATCTGGTGCAATGATTTTTACCCAGAGGTCACAAGGTTTTACATCCATAATGAATTCTGTGATCAATTTtccaaaaattaataaattataaatgtttgaaaaggcATCTTGAAATTttaacatttagaaaaaaacacatcttctCAATAGCCACTGCACCTACTTCAAAAAATGAGTTTTCATGGTAATTTATACAGGTGCATTCTAGTATTCTAGTTCATAATCAAAATGCAGGCCTGCCTCTAAGACAGTGCTGGGATTGAGTTCTAATTCACACAGAtagctgtgtgtctgacagcaggCGTCCAGAGGTACAGACCTCTGAAAGACTCCTGATGAGCTCCTGCTCTCAAATGCAAAGAGACTGCAGTCTTTATTTGGGCCCGATACTGTAACATTGTTTAATCCAGAACATTATCAGGAAGTGTGCGAGATTTAATCcatcccccacccaccacccgCTACCCCCTAGCCCCACCGAGATGGTCCAATTTGACTTTCCTCCCAGACAGGCTCTTCACACCCCTGTCAGAGTGAAACTCATTTGCAGTCAGACTAACTGGGTCCTCATTATGACTGTAAGTACAAGCAGCTATCGCCAGCCTCACTGATAACTTATTACATCACTCCTAACTTATTACATCATCCACAACCAAATGGCTAACCTGTTCTTTCTGAGCTGCCTGTGACTTATAACTAAATTCACGGAGAATGTAGCATTTTTTTATATCCATAAATGATGGAAAGTGGGTTTTCAACCTTGACTTTTacagtttcagttttcaatGCTAGAATCTGTGTTGAATGTGTACCTTGGCAGCACATTCCCACTGGGCAAAAAGACATTTAATCAACATTGTTTCTATGTTTCCCATACAACAAGTGTCTCAGACTATAAAGGCACTTGTTTTAAATGCAGGCTGAACCCTatggcccaggttcaaaaccaGCCGGCATTCCCTGACAATGGTGGGGTGCCAGGGTCCCCTCGACACTCTGCTCACAACACCCTGTGACTCATACAGGAGCCTGTGAGGAGCCAGCGTTTGgctcctggtgcattgtggggttTGTAGTGTGGAGAATAGTTACTGTAGGCTTGTGTGCGCCCTGTCCCCcatacttttttccttttttcctcctggATTTTGCTTTAAcataacaattaattaaaaattaaatatttctccTAAGAAATTGTGTAATCATTCTGCCTAGGCTATATCTTTAGCAACTGACATGAGCAATACAGATGGTCACTAACAGTATAATTGCAGATGAAGAACACAATTTTCAAGGCTACATGGAACACACATCTATATACAATCAGGCTGGACAAGTAGAAAATATCAAGCAGAGAAGCCAATAGTTACACTTTTTGCATCTTTATTCTTACAAACACAGTACATTAtaacagcgtttcccaaccctgctcctgaaggcacaccgtcctgcatatcttctatctatccctgctctacctacctgactgaactcatcagtggcacttttgattagctgagcacacctgatttagtcaagcaggaaggatacatagaagatatgcaggacagtgtgcctccaggagcagggttgggaaacacggcatTATAAGAAGCAGCAGAAATGCCATTCAGAAATGTTATCACTGATGGAATCCATAGAACTGGCAATTTTAATGTTGACTGTTCCACCATATGTCTGTTTTACAAACTGAGGATTGAGagtgttttaacattttatattaatgtttgGCACAGTAATGCAAATATGTCCCAAAAACATATGCTAGGAAATCCTACCACAGTAAGTAGAGTGCTGGGTGTTGCACAAGTCCCAGAGAAATCCAAGAAATCAAAGGCCAAAATAACTGCAGACCTTAGACGTTTGGAATGGGTCGTTTGGGCACCGGAGGTGTGCAGCTGTAAGGCCCTGTTCCAAACACTCAGCTGTACCTTTGCAGGCTTCAAACCAGGCTGTCTTTTGCTCCACATAAAAGAGCTTAATAACCCTCAAGAACCTTAGTCACCTCTTCCTTTAGATTGAAACTTCTAGTTGAGCATATATGGAAGAGGAATATTACATTCTTGATAACAATGGTGAAGAAGCAATAGTTCCTTCTGAAGACTGAAGAatctttcagttattttatgaCCTGATTGACGTGTCACTCATTTGAATTTTAGCAGAGATGGTACTGAGGGTGTCTGCTTCAAAAGGGTCCTGTTTCTTGCAGAAGTGGTTCCTGATAAATTTGAAAAGTGCCACAAAGGGAATTATAATGCTGGGGACTCCAGCCAGGAGGAAGATGATGATGTAGATCCAGTCTGGGTACGGGAGGCTCTCCAGTGAAGGGAAGTTCTCCTGCAGttaggagaaggagaggaatcTACTGTATCACCTGAGATCACAGTCTTACCACATAATCAAAAGCAAACCCCCACAAATGTAAAGCTTTGGATAACCACCCAAACTAGCAAGTATTCTAAACTATGAAGGTGCTATGGTCACTGTGTAAAGATTGTGATGACCTGTTATCTGTCCTCAAAACATCAGAAAGTTATGCCAGTGATACATACATAGCTGGGGTTCCAGGCGATGTAGGTGAGCTCTTCGCTGACTTTGGTGACGAAGTAGAAGATGAAGATGACCAACATTATGAGTGGGCTGATGACCCTCCATGTGGACTGCCAGAAGATGTTGGGTTTGTGTCCGATCATGAACTCGATATCCTCGTTAAACCTGTCAGaaaacagcaggtgtgtgtgacaTTAGCACTGTGGCGTCCAGCATTGAAGGAGTAGCGATGCTTATTTAGTAATATTAGACATAATTATATGGCCTCCTTTTATCTTGGGTTTACAGATATGGCTCTCTTGAATAGTGTTGCCAGTTTGGAATATTTGTAGCTTGGTCTGGTGGGCTTTGGGTTCCCATCACCACATTATTCTGACACCAAAGTgacaaaattcacaaaattgATGAATTGAAACAGCAGAGGTTTGTTCTCCCATATTGGGTGCCAGGTGCAAATCTGCTCTTCCGTGGAGAGTCCCTCCCTCCACTCCCAACTACATTTGACAGAAGATTGACATGTGCATGGATGAATCAGAGCAGACATGTAATCATG
Encoded here:
- the slc6a19a.1 gene encoding solute carrier family 6 member 19a, tandem duplicate 1, with the protein product MKLQLPNAGLEDRIPSHQELEKMELEEAGDRPKWDNKAQYMLTCVGFCVGLGNVWRFPYLCQSHGGGAFMIPFLILLVLEGIPLLHLEFAIGQRLRKGSVGVWTAIHPYLTGVGIASMLVSFLVGLYYNTIMAWVMWYFFNSFQDPLPWSECPINENRTGLVSECQRSSPVDYFWYRETLNTSAAIGDSGGLQWWMVLCLVCAWTVLYVCCIRGIETTGKAVYVTSTLPYLVLTIFLIRGLTLKGSVNGIKFLFTPDVKELANPTTWLDAGAQVFYSFSLAFGGLISFSSYNSVHNNCEQDAVIISLINGFTSVFSATVIYSIIGFRATDKHDLCLHGNILALLNAFDLPEGNITEGNYEEVLQSLNSTSSEIIQGLNLRTCDLKTFLSEGVEGTGLAFIVFTEAITKMPISPLWSILFFIMLFCLGLSTMFGNIEGVVVPLQDLKIFPKKWPKEAFTGVTCLVSFVIALIFVQQSGNYWLALFDNFAGSIPLLVIAFCEMIAVVYLYGIDRFNEDIEFMIGHKPNIFWQSTWRVISPLIMLVIFIFYFVTKVSEELTYIAWNPSYVNFPTLETLTYPDWIYVIIFILAGVPSLSIPFIAVFKCIQSCWCRKDQHKEEPLTTISAKIQISEQSIRT